The following proteins are co-located in the Betta splendens chromosome 9, fBetSpl5.4, whole genome shotgun sequence genome:
- the LOC114862372 gene encoding probable gluconokinase isoform X2 yields the protein MICIIMGVSGSGKSTLGAFLSEKLGWPLHDGDSYHPQENIEKMSRGEALTDQDRLPWLLKLHEVIQRARTSGSDALVVCSALKRLYRQILLHGSKALTASSGPDPEILPPLPDVLCLFLHGDYDLIHQRMLARRGHYMKADLLRSQFDALEPPLEDENVLVLDVRRSIADMATEVEQRIISRTLSPAVTELQQQLK from the exons ATGATCTGCATCATAATGGGCGTTTCAGGCTCCGGAAA AAGCACCCTGGGTGCTTTTCTATCAGAAAAG CTGGGCTGGCCTCTGCATGATGGGGATAGCTACCACCCACAGGAAAACATTGAGAAAATGTCTCGAGGTGAAGCGCTCACAGATCAG GACAGATTGCCGTGGCTTCTCAAACTGCACGAAGTCATTCAGAG AGCCAGGACCTCAGGCTCAGATGCTCTCGTGGTGTGCTCCGCCCTGAAGCGCCTGTACAGGCAGATCCTGCTCCACGGCTCTAAAGCCCTCACGGCCTCTTCCGGTCCAGACCCAGAAatcctccctccgctccccgATGTCTTGTGTCTTTTCCTACACGGTGACTATGATCTCATCCACCAGAGGATGCTGGCCCGGAGGGGACACTACATGAAGGCAGACCTGCTGCGCTCCCAGTTCGATGCTTTGGAGCCTCCTTTGGAGGACGAGAACGTGTTGGTGCTAGACGTCAGGAGGAGCATCGCGGACATGGCCACGGAGGTTGAGCAGCGCATTATCAGCCGCACGTTGTCGCCAgcagtcacagagctgcagcagcagctgaagtga
- the LOC114862372 gene encoding probable gluconokinase isoform X3: MMGIATTHRKTLRKCLEVKRSQIRLPWLLKLHEVIQRARTSGSDALVVCSALKRLYRQILLHGSKALTASSGPDPEILPPLPDVLCLFLHGDYDLIHQRMLARRGHYMKADLLRSQFDALEPPLEDENVLVLDVRRSIADMATEVEQRIISRTLSPAVTELQQQLK; the protein is encoded by the exons ATGATGGGGATAGCTACCACCCACAGGAAAACATTGAGAAAATGTCTCGAGGTGAAGCGCTCACAGATCAG ATTGCCGTGGCTTCTCAAACTGCACGAAGTCATTCAGAG AGCCAGGACCTCAGGCTCAGATGCTCTCGTGGTGTGCTCCGCCCTGAAGCGCCTGTACAGGCAGATCCTGCTCCACGGCTCTAAAGCCCTCACGGCCTCTTCCGGTCCAGACCCAGAAatcctccctccgctccccgATGTCTTGTGTCTTTTCCTACACGGTGACTATGATCTCATCCACCAGAGGATGCTGGCCCGGAGGGGACACTACATGAAGGCAGACCTGCTGCGCTCCCAGTTCGATGCTTTGGAGCCTCCTTTGGAGGACGAGAACGTGTTGGTGCTAGACGTCAGGAGGAGCATCGCGGACATGGCCACGGAGGTTGAGCAGCGCATTATCAGCCGCACGTTGTCGCCAgcagtcacagagctgcagcagcagctgaagtga
- the LOC114862366 gene encoding ubiquilin-1-like, with product MSGPVREEPGPPGRRRGSDTIRVAAKSPTDRRDFDVRGDCTVRQLKCGLSERLGVPAEQLVLIHSGRVLGESEVLSHLEAPDGTVSVCVIRSGSASETTPSALTHDAAAASPTSPLCLVDGLESLTSSGSGLFAALQRQMERQLLADPEMMRSVLGGRLAQSTLSSASPQLTRLLILSNPQIQHLLETNPVFGDMLNNTDVITQVLELIRNPDMIEEVLHNKNGALDDSQPVQDNNKPPTHDWEGLVKTEEDVQEHSFSRHHRDPLSELISTPRAEANPQPPAAGMQSLLEEVMASPGLMESLLSGPYVSSLLNCLSQNPDLAAQMLLSHPLISGNPPLQQQMRQHLPLFLQQMQNPELLSALLNPKTMEAVLQIQQGLQTLAAEAPGLIPMTGLTNTGTSVTTAPPLSSDSVPNSQSGDGPHVATVTEQQQKFVHQMLKALAATSDGVHSEEAGLHEELQQMSSVGFEDRDANLQALISSEGDLTTAVQRLLGL from the exons ATGTCAGGGCCGGTGAGAGAGGAGCCTGGACCACCGGGGAGGCGTCGCGGGTCTGACACGATCCGAGTAGCGGCGAAGAGTCCAACAGACAGACGGGACTTTGACGTCAGAGGAGACTGCACCGTAAGACAG ttaaaATGCGGTCTGTCGGAGCGTCTGGgagtcccagcagagcagctggtgcTGATCCACTCGGGCCGGGTTCTCGGAGAGTCCGAGGTGTTGAGTCACCTTGAGGCACCGGATGGAACAGTCAGTGTCTGCGTGATCCGCAG TGGTTCTGCTTCAGAGACGACTCCGTCAGCCCTCACACACgatgcagctgcagcgtctcccacctctcccctctgtctgg TGGACGGGCTGGAGTCTCTGACCAGCAGCGGGTCTGGCCTCTTCGCTGCGCTCCAGCGCCAGATGGAGCGGCAGCTGTTGGCCGACCCAGAGATGATGCGCAGTGTGCTCGGCGGCCGCTTAGCGCAGAGCACGCTCTCCTCCGCCAGCCCTCAGCTCACCAGACTGCTCATTCTGTCAAATCCTCAGATTCAGCATCTTCTAGAGACAAACCCGGTGTTTGGAGATATGCTCAACAACACAGATGTCATCACACAG gTGCTGGAGCTCATCAGGAACCCTGACATGATAGAGGAAGTGCTTCATAATAAAAATGGAGCTTTAGATGATTCACAGCCAGTGCAGGACAACAATAAACCCCCCACTCATGATTGGGAAGGTCTTGTGAAAACTGAGGAAGACGTCCAGGAACATAGTTTCTCCCGTCACCACAGAGATCCTCTCAGTGAGCTGATTTCCACCCCCAGAGCTGAAGCTAATCCTCAGCCCCCTGCTGCAG GCATGCAGTCTTTGTTGGAGGAGGTCATGGCCAGTCCAGGTCTGATGGAGAGCCTGCTGTCTGGGCCCTACGTCAGCAGCCTACTCAACTGCCTCAGCCAGAACCctgacctggctgcacag ATGCTGCTGAGCCACCCCTTAATTTCAGGGaatcctcctctgcagcagcagatgaggcaGCACCTCCCCCTCTTCCTGCAACAG ATGCAGAATCCAGAGCTCTTGTCAGCTTTGTTGAATCCCAAAACAATGGAGGCTGTGCTACAGATCCAACAGGGGCTTCAGACACTGGCTGCAGAGGCGCCTGGCCTCATACCCAT GACTGGACTCACAAACACTGGGACCAGTGTCACCACTGCCCCTCCGCTTTCATCTGACTCTGTCCCCAACAGCCAGTCAGGAGATGGTCCTCATGTTGCCACGgtgactgagcagcaacagaagTTTGTCCATCAGATGCTAAAGGCGCTGGCTGCCACAAGTGATGGG GTCCACAGTGAAGAGGCTGGGCTacacgaggagctgcagcagatgagcTCTGTGGGCTTTGAAGACAGAGACGCCAACCTGCAGGCCCTCATCAGCTCAGAGGGAGACCTCACTACTGCGGTACAACGTCTGCTCGGCCTCTGA
- the LOC114862372 gene encoding probable gluconokinase isoform X1 produces the protein MICIIMGVSGSGKSVYSQLIILSTLGAFLSEKLGWPLHDGDSYHPQENIEKMSRGEALTDQDRLPWLLKLHEVIQRARTSGSDALVVCSALKRLYRQILLHGSKALTASSGPDPEILPPLPDVLCLFLHGDYDLIHQRMLARRGHYMKADLLRSQFDALEPPLEDENVLVLDVRRSIADMATEVEQRIISRTLSPAVTELQQQLK, from the exons ATGATCTGCATCATAATGGGCGTTTCAGGCTCCGGAAAGTCTGTATACAGTCAGCTGAtaattct AAGCACCCTGGGTGCTTTTCTATCAGAAAAG CTGGGCTGGCCTCTGCATGATGGGGATAGCTACCACCCACAGGAAAACATTGAGAAAATGTCTCGAGGTGAAGCGCTCACAGATCAG GACAGATTGCCGTGGCTTCTCAAACTGCACGAAGTCATTCAGAG AGCCAGGACCTCAGGCTCAGATGCTCTCGTGGTGTGCTCCGCCCTGAAGCGCCTGTACAGGCAGATCCTGCTCCACGGCTCTAAAGCCCTCACGGCCTCTTCCGGTCCAGACCCAGAAatcctccctccgctccccgATGTCTTGTGTCTTTTCCTACACGGTGACTATGATCTCATCCACCAGAGGATGCTGGCCCGGAGGGGACACTACATGAAGGCAGACCTGCTGCGCTCCCAGTTCGATGCTTTGGAGCCTCCTTTGGAGGACGAGAACGTGTTGGTGCTAGACGTCAGGAGGAGCATCGCGGACATGGCCACGGAGGTTGAGCAGCGCATTATCAGCCGCACGTTGTCGCCAgcagtcacagagctgcagcagcagctgaagtga
- the gkap1 gene encoding G kinase-anchoring protein 1 gives MASSAMITVPTTASRFALLKIDSDSDSDTSESGKTKVKGGRDTSGKPRQGKAGAAGGKATQATDKKKDKKKKRKEQQQSEANELRNLAFKKIPQRSSAPPPCMSLSEIASDLVTPTPGDNNLPSEGWQQWKQRDEQITSELYEADLEKALILSKLEYEQQKQNINTSSPKSRGGKEGGGKKDKKKNQQTKDKKTVSLQDFQSDGSVEPQSKKQEKEDTRVVNPALGIGQEERFFNRLEDDVTRIIQREKRREQFANCPGQEGNNSTDEPDPRAEQLKYELEKKDEEIDKLKKTITQWEVKYKEVKTRNSQLLKMLQQGEMKDKAEILLQVEELLHIKEELSSQVTLLHAALEQERSKVKGLQAEQPKHQANKKGKKGSEVDL, from the exons ATGGCATCGTCTGCAATGATCACCGTCCCCACCACCGCCTCCAGATTTGCCCTTCTCAAGATAGACTCGGATTCGGACTCCGACACCTCCGAATCGGGGAAGACCAAAGTCAAAGGTGGACGGGACACGTCCGGGAAGCCCCGACAGGGCAAGGCAGGAGCAGCCGGGGGGAAGGCGACGCAGGCCACCGACaagaagaaagacaagaaaaagaagaggaaggagcaacagcagagtgaggcCAACGAG TTACGTAATTTGGCCTTTAAGAAGATTCCTCAGAGGTCCAGTGCCCCACCTCCTTGTATGTCACTGTCAGAAATAGCCAGCGATCTTGTCACCCCTACACCAGGAGACAACAATCTTCCGTCAGAGGGTTGGCAGCAGTGGAAGCAGCGAGATGAGCAG ATAACATCAGAACTATATGAGGCAGACTTGGAAAAGGCCTTGATTCTAAGTAAACTCGAGTATGAACAACAGAAACAG AACATAAACACATCCTCACCAAAGTCACGAGGAGGTAAAGAAGGTGGAGGAAAgaaggacaaaaagaagaatcagcagacaaaagacaaaaaaacagtttCACTGCAGGACTTTCAGTCCGATGGCAGCGTAG AACCTCAGAGTAAGAAACAAGAGAAAGAG GACACAAGAGTGGTTAACCCAGCACTTGGAATCGGACAGGAAGAACGCTTTTTCAATAGGCTTGAAGATGATGTCACTCGGATTATTCAACGAGAGAAGAGACGCGAGCAGTTTGCAAACTGCCCTGGACAGGAAGGCAACAATTCCACCGATGAACCT GACCCCCGGGCAGAACAGCTGAAGTATGAGCTGGAGAAAAAAGATGAGGAAATTGATAAGTTAAAGAAGACTATCACACAGTGGGAG GTAAAATACAAAGAGGTAAAAACAAGAAATTCCCAGCTGCTAAAGATGCTCCAGCAAGGAGAGA TGAAAGACAAAGCAGAAATCCTTCTACAAGTAGAAGAGCTATTGCATATCAAGGAAGAATTGTCCTCGCAG GTAACATTACTACATGCTGCCCTTGAACAAGAAAGATCTAAAGTCAAAGGTCTGCAGGCAGAGCAACCCAAACATCAG GCAAACAAGAAAGGGAAGAAAGGCTCAGAGGTGGATCTATGA